Proteins from one Telopea speciosissima isolate NSW1024214 ecotype Mountain lineage chromosome 1, Tspe_v1, whole genome shotgun sequence genomic window:
- the LOC122649096 gene encoding protein SAR DEFICIENT 4, translating to MAAREGETSEKPKNVVTAPVFVDNDSLRSTLSYPSLLKHLQFSLPATNSIQSPIRQNYSIDSSSSLLLMPSWSLSSSLPYIGVKLVTSFPQNSARNLPGIHATYVLFNSVTGQTLAFMDGTELTLWRTSCVSALASKFLSREDAKVLVMIGAGSLAPHLIKAHLAVRPSLKKVIIWNRRVERASDLAIKLQEEEELRGVSFEHNGCLDEIIGLGDIVSCATSSEIPIVKGEALKAGAHLDLVGSFTPSMRECDDEAVKRAKVFVDCEAALVEAGELVGAFERALLSPGEIGGRLVDLIKGDKVGRANSDEITLFKSVGSAVVDILGAQLVYETFMDVKFKG from the coding sequence AAGGAGAAACCAGTGAGAAGCCCAAGAACGTAGTTACTGCTCCAGTCTTCGTCGATAATGACTCCTTACGTTCTACCCTTTCCTACCCATCTCTTCTCAAACACCTTCAATTTTCTCTACCCGCCACGAACTCGATTCAATCCCCAATTCGCCAAAACTATTCCATTGATTCCTCATCGTCTCTGCTCCTAATGCCATCTTGGTCTCTCTCTTCTTCGCTCCCCTACATCGGTGTCAAGCTCGTAACCTCTTTTCCCCAAAACTCCGCTCGAAACTTACCCGGAATACATGCAACTTATGTCCTCTTCAATTCGGTTACAGGCCAAACTTTAGCTTTCATGGATGGAACTGAATTGACTCTATGGAGAACTTCATGTGTATCTGCTCTAGCTTCCAAATTCTTATCGAGAGAAGATGCCAAGGTACTCGTGATGATCGGAGCGGGTTCTTTAGCTCCGCACCTCATCAAAGCTCACCTTGCCGTTAGACCCAGTTTGAAGAAAGTGATAATTTGGAACCGAAGGGTGGAGAGAGCTAGTGATTTGGCTATCAAGttacaagaagaggaagaattaAGGGGTGTTTCTTTTGAGCACAACGGGTGCTTGGATGAGATTATTGGGTTGGGTGATATTGTGAGTTGTGCGACGAGCTCTGAGATTCCGATTGTGAAAGGTGAGGCATTGAAGGCAGGTGCCCATTTGGATTTGGTTGGATCTTTTACGCCTTCAATGAGGGAATGTGACGATGAGGCTGTTAAGAGAGCAAAAGTTTTTGTTGATTGTGAGGCTGCGTTGGTGGAAGCTGGGGAATTGGTGGGTGCTTTTGAAAGGGCACTTCTTTCGCCGGGAGAGATTGGTGGGAGATTGGTTGATTTGATCAAGGGAGATAAGGTTGGAAGGGCTAATTCTGATGAGATAACTCTGTTCAAGTCTGTTGGTTCTGCTGTTGTCGATATCCTGGGAGCCCAACTGGTATATGAGACTTTCATGGATGTTAAATTTAAAGGCTAG